The sequence cctaactgcccacaAGTTGGCGGACTCATTGCAAGATCGGGGTGACCTGCTGCACAAAGATGGGTTGCTTCCAGACTTCCTCTACACGCTCAGTTTGCGGACACCTTGCCACTGATTTCGTCGCCTGCCACCATTCACTACTCATCCACTTTTGGCAGCTCCGACAGTCACTCTGCCCCCACAATTGGGACTCACTGGTTACAAAGTGTTTGCGAACACCTGGCCGATGCGATCGGATGCCATTCGTATGCACCGTtctttctgcccccctccccaaatcccctcTGCTCCAGTAAATACAGCCCCGGCTTATTTCTTCTTTGCGTAAAGTTGCCGTCATGTCCTTTCCtccccttggggagggggggggggggaggggggggggggggggtatctgtgGCGATCGGCTTTGTTTGATGACAACAAGGCAGTTGCGAGCAGccctagaatcacagaatcccaacGGTGTAGGagacggccattcggcccctcaagtctgcaccgaccctccgaaggaaCACCCTATCTGGACCCACTCCCCtgactatccccgtaaccccaactaaccttttggacactaagggcaatttattgagGCCAatccgacctaacctgcacatctttggagtgtgggaggaaaccggagcacccggagggaacccacgcagacacgggggagagggtgcagactccgcacagacaggcacCCCCAaagttgggaccctggcgctgtgaggcagcagtgcgaaccgctgtgccgccatgccgcaaCCTGCCGCCCCTCCTAAATGCTCTTGGGTAACGAAGAAGGGCTTCACATCAAGGTGGGCTGTGAGCGAGGCCTTTCCTGGCTCTCACGAACTACCTGCCGTTAAGAATTCCTGCCagattcccttcccccccccaacccgttcAGCacatgaaggtagtgcagtggttctCTTAACACACTGATTGCTGAATACATCTTCAAACATTACGCCAAGGTATGGACATCTTACCTTGGCCTCATCGGTTTTTGCAGTGGGCGTCTCCTCCTCGTCCGGTTGGTCGGCTGTGCTTTCCTCCGCCATCATCTGACCGGCGTCTGTGACTTTAGTCGTGCTTCCGTTCTTCGCTTTCTCATCTGGATCCTCCGTGCTTCCTTTATCTGAAGCAGCAGCCTCTTCCAGCAACCCTTCCGATGCCGTAACATCCGCTTTGTCCCCGTCCGATGCTGCTTTCGGCGTCTCCGGGCAAGCCTCCCCTTCCTGCCGCGGCTCTTCCCGCGGTGCCGCTTCCTCCACGGGTTCCTCCAGTGGCCCGGCCGCCGCCTGGGCCTCTGTGACGGCGGGCTGCTCCGCCGCCTCCGTCTTTTCCACCTCCGCTTTCACCTCGCTGGATTGCTCCTCCTGCCGGACGTCCGGGGGCTCCTCCAGCGCCCCCTCGTCCTGCTGCAGCACAGCTCCCTCCCCCTCGTCGTCCTCCTGGGCACTCGGAGGGGCTTGCTGCGCACTGTATGCCCCCGAGCTCGCTTCGACTGGATCCTCGTCCGCTGCTGGCACAGCAACGGGCACGACCTCGCCGATTTCTTGAATCTGCACCGTCAACTCTGGGGGAAGCTCGTCCTCCTCGGACATCCCCTCTTGTCCGTATATCTCgtcttcctcatcctcctccagttcGTCGATCTCCTTGTAATCCATCTCATCttcatcctcctcttcctcctcctcctcgtcctccatttccccttcTTCAAAGTCCTCCTCATCCTCGTAGTCCTCCTCCTCGTCATCGTAATAGTCGTCCTCGTCCTCAGGATATTCCTCCCCTTCTTCATCCTCGCTGCTGTTGATGTTGATGACCGTCAGCTCTTCGTCCCCCTCCTGAGATTCCAGCTTCGGCTCTTCGACGGCCGCAAGTTGGGCTGCGGGTTGTGCTGGAGGTGGAGCCGGAGCCGGAGCCTGATCGGGGACTGCGCTCGGCGCCTGGCTTTGAGGGGGCGAagtgaccaccaccttctcgatctcttccacctcctctttCTTGGCCTCAGGGGTGCCCCCGCGCTCGGGCAGGAGCCCCTCCGGGACGATCATGACGCTGTCGTCCGAGTCACTCTCGAGGGAGATCTCAACATCAGACTCCTCCTCCTTGTCGTAACGCACAAAGACCGGGCGGTGGCCGCCGTTCCCGAACAGGGCGTCGTCGTCCTGCTGAGTGGCTACCTCAGTCTCCATTTCCCCCTCGGGGGCGTGGTTTTCCGCCGATCCAGCTGCCGCCAGCGGTAAGGGGAAGCGGCCGGGAGTCGGCAGGCCGGCAAAGCGCCCCTGCGAGGTCAGGCCCGCCAGGGGGTCAGACTGTGGCCGGGCAGGAGGGGCAGGCAGGTGGAAGGTGGGCACCTGAGGTTGCCTGCCGGGTGCCTGCAAGTCGGGCACCGACGGTTTGAAAGCTGCGGCGATCAGGCTGGCGgtgttaaggggcaattgaaGAGACGGAACCCGCGGGTGGATCAAGCAGTTGCAGATGACTAACGCTTCTGAGCAAAAAGCCGAGACCTGCAAGGCAAACATGATGCAAGTTCATTAGTGACCTTAAACGTCCAGGTTTCCACGCCTTACTTAACCTAACTtgactcattagagtttagacgaatgagaggtggtcttattgaaagCTGTAAGAGGGTGGGGTAGGTGCTGGGAGGATGGGAGGGAAATCTGGAACCGGGAGTGCCAGCTTCAAAATAGGGGGAACGAGGACGCACGTCCTCCGAGGGTTGTcttccccagagagtagtggagccTGAGCGAGATTAGATATATTCAGGGctacaggtggcacagtggttagcactgctgcctcatgacgatgaagacccgggtttgattctgaccccctgtccgtgtggagtttgcacattctcctcgtgtcagcgtgggcctcacccccccacaacccaaaaagatgtgcagggtcggtggattggttcatgctaaattgccccttaattggaaaaaattaattgggtcttcaaatttaaaaaaaaaagatatattcgAGGCTGCGTTGGACAGATTTGTGACCGCCAAGAAGGGGGGTCAAGGTGGGGGTGGACTTAAGGCCCACAATCAGATCTTACtgactggcggagcaggttcgagggggtCAAATGatcccctcctgctcctatttcttattccCCAATATAATTGGCCGTGTCCTGTGGGACTGCGCATAGGGAGTGGAGAGGGGTTACTTTAAACCCTTGATGGAACACATCTAACATGCTCAACAGTTCTGGTCTTCATTGTATAAAAAGGGCACAAAAAAAATCTGTACTGGATTGATATTAAAACCCAAGAGATCAAACCCGTCAGGAATGATTGAAATGGTTGTGACGGGCGCTCTGCTAGAGACCTTCAATATGACTGAAGGGTTCGATGGGGGATATACGGAGATGTTTGCGCTCGTTGGGGACTCCAGAACTTGGCGCCCGTTAAGATTCTTTGCTCAAGAGTGCGGTGAGAGCTTGGCACAAGGAGAGGCTTAGTTAGctttccccccccaccaaaaatatCATTCATTCACAAGGATGGGGGTGCCACAGGCAAAGCCagtatttgctgcccatcccaaaTCGCCCTAGAGGAGGCGCTGGAGAGCCACTGCCTCGAACGTAACCAAGCGGCtcactgggccatttcagagcggaccacattgctgtgcgtggtttggagtcacgtgtaggccagacggggtaaggcggggagatttccttccctgaagtgcTAGACGGTTCTCGTAAAGGTGAAACCATCACAATAATGCCACAGTGTCGCCTTTACCATTGCTGAGATCAGTTTCATCCCAGATTTATTTAATGAATCGAATTTaaatccccatccccctcccctctcaagtTGCTGGGCCATTTTCCCACGGCTTGGAGTAACTATTCCAGAAACGTAACCACTTTTCTACTCTCCAtggggaggagtaggccattcagcccctctaggttgctctgccattcagctccATCGCAGCCGATCTTCCGCCCCGCGCTATCCCCTCTATCCTTCCATGTCCGTTGGCATCTCAAAACCCCCATCGACCGTCTTCAACGTGCACCGTCTTGAAGGTGCTCGATGACTTTGAGCTTCCGCAGGGGTAGAGGATTCCAAAGACTCATTGGCCTCCGAGCGAAGAGATTCCACCTCATCACCGTCCAAAATGAACTGCCCCTTTCCCCAAGGCTGtctccccccccgcgcccccgttTCTAGACCGCCACAGTTGGGGATACCccagcatttaaggggaagccagATAGGCACGAGGAgaaatggtggcgtagtggtattgtcattagcGTAGTCATCCAGATACCCGGGGTAATGCCCTGGGGGACTGAGATTCCACCCTGGCAGATGGTGAattatgaattcaataaaaatctggaaataaaagtgtGATTAACGGCGGGCACATTGACGGTCACAAAACCCAACGGGCTCACTAAGGGCAGCTTCGGGAAGGAAGTCCTTACCagagtctggctgacatgtgactccaggcctgcagcaatgtggttgactctcaaatgtccTGTAGGAAGGCCCTCAGTTCAAGGGTCATTAGGGGCGGGTAATTAGTGCTGGCCCAGTCAATGGTGCCcacaaaacaatttttaaaaaatagtttacaGGTACGATTGAGCATAGTTCCCAAACGGAATTGAGACAGACTTAATTAGGTCCCTGCTTTATGGGATTGCTCCGCATTTAAATTTACACGCTACAAGTTGGCTAAGCAGTTTGTGCTCTTCGACAGGACAGTGCTGTGCAGCTGCAGCACCACTTCCGGCAAGAAGGTGCAACTGCAGCGTGACGTTTACATAGTCTTATTATATGTACGGACAAGGGTCATTATAAATGGGAAAATGTGGAGCAGTGAAGCGTGCGGGGATCTGGCAGCTGTTTCCTTGTGTTACCTCGGTGTCTCCATCGTTCTGACCCCGGCTGAATATTCTGACGGCGCAATGCAGCGGCGGCGGCCATTTTGAATTGGGAACTAGCAACAGGAAGAGCAGGAGGCGGTAGAGTTCCCTCCGGCAGTCCGCGCGGAGGTAGGGGCTCGCCTTGCCCACGCCCTGCTGCAGACGGATCAGGAGGGGCAGCACCAGCTCATGGAGCttctgcagggagagagagagagagaaaaagaggtcAGCAACAAGGCGACGGCTCCTCAGTACAACAAGACGGCAGGCTGGTCTAACGCAGAGGCCTGCAGGAGATTCGTTCCCATGTATTTATTTGATGCCCCTCCTATTCAATCTGCTTCCACTATCTTTCCAGATCGGGGTAATTCGCGGCATGAAAGAAATTCTCAACTCTGCGCTCTCCCTGCCCCCTCTGGTCACTGACTCTCCAGCCAAGAGAATGTTTCTCGCCGTTAATTCACTCCGAACGGTTTTCTTGCAATGACACAGGTTGCTGAGAAACTATTACTGATACTAAATTGCACTCATTTTTCAGTACAGAATTATAACAGCTCccgccaacagcccccccccccccaccccactgccaacaTCCCTTTTGGCTCCCACACCCCGCCAACACGCCCCCCCTGCGCCCCCAggacattcctccccccccccccccccccccccggcctcctcgCCATCATCATACGtgccccaccccagccaacatcCCCCCTGGCTCCAaacccccctggacccccggcaacaccccccaccctccgccaacaccccccccaccctccgccaacaaccccccaactcccaccaacacaccccagcccctcccGCCAAAAGTGCAGCCCAGATCTGCGCCAACACTCGCCAAGGCAGCGGGTCACTTAAACGGCCAGATTTCAGGCCCCCTTCGCGACAGGTCCGAACAGCTGGGTGGATCGTGTTGTGCGCCAGCCCAGCTGCCGCGTTCACCTGCAGAAGTGTCCGACAGGGAAAGAGACCACTCGGCCCAACCTTTCCGCACCAGCTGACTGGCGGCCGTCATCCGAATCCCAGCTCTTGGGTCTGTGAGCCCTGTAAAGTGGCAACACTTCCAGGTGCACATCAAAGTGTTCTTTCAACGCGAGAgtttccgcctctaccaccccctCGGGCAGCGAGTGCCAGATCTCCCGCCAACCCCCTTTAAACCTCTCGCCTTCTTATCCTGAATCTAtacccctggttctgggctcCTCAAAGGTACATGGTATTTAATTATCAATGAAGTCCTTTAGGTTATCCCGAGTTGGAGTAAATGTGCGTTATAAATGATGCATTATTGTTAGACCACAAGTGACAGCCTGTGAACCATTATCAGAACGGAAGCCAAGCTGACTTTGTACATGACCCCTGGAGTAAGCCACACTCACCTTATGCGTTTCCTCCTTCACCAAGCTTCCACAGGACAGGATCACATGGCTGCAgactgtgggggtgggtggggagaacataaaacaaacaaaaatatcaAAGCAGAGAATTAGGGACTCCCATCTTCCAGTGACGGAGCCAAGAGGTGGGTGGAGCGCGGGAGAGGAGAGCGAAGCGGGTCTGCATCAGACTGGCGGGAGAGCTCGGTGCGAGTGCGCGCTCAGAGGCCGCAGCCCCCCTGGGGGtcatggggtgggggatgggagggcgGCTTCACCATGCGGGAGGCGAATGAGCCCTAGCGGATTGGAGGAACACGGGAGGCTCCAGAAGGACCTCCgacacccagagagtggcgagaACGTGGAACCTGCCGCCACAGCGAGCGATCGAGGCAAATCGTGCTGGGAGACGGAAACC comes from Scyliorhinus canicula chromosome 29, sScyCan1.1, whole genome shotgun sequence and encodes:
- the LOC119958312 gene encoding proline-, glutamic acid- and leucine-rich protein 1-like; the encoded protein is MDVRTDLGVLVHGMKEGSASNLEGTWNIGLQVKGLGCRKHLLRFADIICRLFPQLLTAWGTPRDGAVPGQEKAYSSVRVKVYEVLATWVKVCGASSGVLQGSFHHSDILLANMIADITPVADTTKLRAGKPAGDGAQPLSYSKHSNKKQKLMDLNDASAMSGHKKQDVTANSDVSLAALKVCSHVILSCGSLVKEETHKKLHELVLPLLIRLQQGVGKASPYLRADCRRELYRLLLFLLLVPNSKWPPPLHCAVRIFSRGQNDGDTEVSAFCSEALVICNCLIHPRVPSLQLPLNTASLIAAAFKPSVPDLQAPGRQPQVPTFHLPAPPARPQSDPLAGLTSQGRFAGLPTPGRFPLPLAAAGSAENHAPEGEMETEVATQQDDDALFGNGGHRPVFVRYDKEEESDVEISLESDSDDSVMIVPEGLLPERGGTPEAKKEEVEEIEKVVVTSPPQSQAPSAVPDQAPAPAPPPAQPAAQLAAVEEPKLESQEGDEELTVININSSEDEEGEEYPEDEDDYYDDEEEDYEDEEDFEEGEMEDEEEEEEEDEDEMDYKEIDELEEDEEDEIYGQEGMSEEDELPPELTVQIQEIGEVVPVAVPAADEDPVEASSGAYSAQQAPPSAQEDDEGEGAVLQQDEGALEEPPDVRQEEQSSEVKAEVEKTEAAEQPAVTEAQAAAGPLEEPVEEAAPREEPRQEGEACPETPKAASDGDKADVTASEGLLEEAAASDKGSTEDPDEKAKNGSTTKVTDAGQMMAEESTADQPDEEETPTAKTDEAKGQDDPTVAMLADFVDCPPDEEEKMEVQEMAGAAEEPSTSS